The following proteins are encoded in a genomic region of Hoeflea phototrophica DFL-43:
- a CDS encoding translocation/assembly module TamB domain-containing protein, which yields MSRWFVILLLVIAGLAVLILTTSPGGRLIALTLNRLGSGPGQSVEIDRIEGLLSGSTRIGHVLVSDASGEPWLLIKGISIDWSPFALVSSDLAVDDLRIERVELARLPDAGDEAGTSGGGLQLPLAVDIKRFSADDILLGEPVAGRVARLEASGSFGVDAALSKGLADLTVNRIDGVGGQFSVDADYLEREDRFNISANLSEPAGGVMAHLLDLAPEDAISLSVTSQGSLADWRLSLDGSINDELVAAAKLKVVAGDAGDAVSLQADGAFDRFLPPELGQLAEGRSDLILEALIEPGQTGAVIDIFTFTSERLSAEGRGRVAREGEVDLTASVSPRTPSAMLQFGAGISAVSLSVPETEIRVSGSAREASMRLVTSVASISSADFSADDVAAVVDFGRFSVASQSGDGQVNITVGAIGSANDMVARAVAGGVTIGGDIRLQEGGEISSELIAVRSGVADVRLENLVRQAAGDLGVNLSGDIRSAVLSAQAEAVLGDTISFSAALARDAAGAASIEDIAVSSAVAAASGQASLGTQGEIAADLKAQLTDLGGLGDAISGSLELSAVVTGTMAAPDFEATLTGNGLQVQGRELSELKLEASGVADPASPRADVALSGSIDGQAIVGTARLGRTDGVMRIYPLRLQVASNLISGSLTLDDAFRPMGSINLELDDIASLSALALQNIEGNGGGTLTFDIRDGMPVADVALKFPLIAHPSADIRGIRLDLLVEDLLGAPSPTGTLDVSKLAAGGNDMSGLRLEFSQAQGWTELDARAQAAGLPVSLKGRVRAGDAGTELEFEAGRTVYKGLTVDLRGPARAVISGGTTRIERLVISPGGGEISVTGTAGESLDIDVVLSDLPLALVNALAPGSGLSGAVSGRVDVTGTTASPAIRYTLNGSNVRAFAASSVADVALSVSASGGLQQGRLSFDARAGGGGLAFTANGGLDTGGAQQLSARVNGNVPFSLLSAPLAQQGLALSGAANVDLAVSGAAANPEISGTISTSSARLVDGRSGIAIDNLSAVIGLVPGQASIRSLSGELSSGGQISGSGSIGLAPGSGYPADLNLKVQRGRYADGQMVATRFDADLNLSGSLVARPTISGLVSLDETTISIPDSLPASISQLDVTHKNAPAAVSAQSERLSHEQNDGSSGGLGLNVEVRASRIFVRGRGLDTELGGAVRLTGSTGAPMAAGGFDLLRGRLTVLGKRLDFDRGKLGFAGSVVPILDFAASSRSGSTTVTVLVTGPANRPEFRFTSSPQLPEDEALAQLIFGRSLDDLSPVQIAQLAEAAGQLTGVVNGGGLVEQLRRATGVDDIDVRTDEETGETAIGVGKYLNDRTYLGLESGATAGSGKAKIDLDIGRGIKLRGEADSSGETKGGIFFEREY from the coding sequence GTGTCCCGGTGGTTTGTCATCTTGCTGCTGGTGATTGCCGGTCTTGCGGTTCTGATTTTAACAACCTCGCCGGGCGGCCGGCTGATCGCGCTCACTCTCAACCGGCTTGGGTCCGGGCCTGGGCAAAGCGTGGAAATCGACCGGATCGAAGGACTGTTGTCCGGCTCCACCCGGATCGGGCATGTGCTTGTGTCCGACGCCAGCGGCGAGCCCTGGCTGTTGATCAAGGGGATCAGCATCGACTGGTCACCATTTGCGCTTGTTTCCTCTGACCTTGCCGTTGATGATCTGCGCATCGAGCGGGTTGAGCTTGCAAGGTTGCCGGATGCGGGGGACGAGGCAGGCACAAGCGGTGGCGGCCTGCAGCTTCCGCTTGCGGTCGACATCAAGCGCTTTTCCGCCGACGACATCCTGTTGGGAGAGCCGGTCGCCGGCCGCGTGGCACGGCTCGAGGCAAGCGGCAGCTTTGGCGTCGATGCAGCCCTGTCCAAAGGGCTCGCCGATCTGACCGTGAACCGCATTGATGGCGTTGGCGGCCAATTCAGCGTCGATGCCGATTATCTCGAGAGGGAAGACCGGTTCAACATTTCGGCCAATCTCAGCGAGCCTGCCGGCGGCGTGATGGCCCATCTGCTTGATCTTGCGCCCGAAGATGCGATCAGCTTGTCCGTGACCTCGCAGGGCTCGCTGGCGGACTGGCGGCTTTCGCTCGATGGTTCGATCAATGACGAACTGGTTGCCGCTGCAAAGCTGAAAGTTGTTGCAGGGGATGCGGGCGATGCCGTGTCGCTGCAGGCAGATGGCGCATTTGACCGGTTCCTGCCGCCGGAGCTGGGGCAACTGGCGGAAGGCCGCAGCGACCTCATTCTCGAAGCCTTGATCGAGCCGGGCCAGACCGGCGCCGTGATCGACATCTTCACCTTCACGTCAGAGCGGCTCAGCGCTGAGGGCCGCGGGCGGGTGGCGCGCGAGGGCGAGGTTGATCTGACGGCCTCCGTTTCACCGCGTACGCCTTCAGCGATGTTGCAATTTGGAGCGGGAATATCAGCGGTCAGTCTGTCGGTGCCCGAGACGGAAATCCGGGTGTCAGGCAGCGCCCGGGAGGCGTCGATGCGCCTTGTGACTTCGGTGGCGAGCATCAGCAGTGCGGACTTCAGTGCTGACGATGTGGCGGCCGTGGTCGATTTTGGACGCTTCTCTGTCGCCAGTCAGAGCGGAGACGGGCAGGTCAATATCACTGTCGGGGCGATCGGCTCTGCCAATGACATGGTTGCGCGCGCCGTCGCTGGTGGCGTGACCATTGGCGGCGACATAAGGCTTCAAGAGGGGGGCGAGATCAGCAGCGAGCTGATTGCCGTGCGCTCCGGGGTTGCGGATGTCCGGCTTGAAAATCTCGTTCGCCAAGCGGCCGGCGATCTCGGCGTCAACCTCTCGGGGGACATACGAAGTGCCGTGCTGTCGGCGCAGGCTGAGGCGGTTTTGGGCGACACGATCAGTTTCTCCGCAGCACTGGCGCGCGACGCGGCGGGTGCCGCCAGCATTGAGGATATTGCAGTTTCATCGGCTGTGGCTGCGGCCTCGGGTCAGGCGAGCCTTGGCACGCAGGGGGAGATTGCGGCGGATCTGAAGGCGCAGCTCACCGATCTTGGCGGCCTTGGGGACGCGATTTCGGGCTCGCTTGAGCTGAGTGCCGTTGTGACCGGTACAATGGCGGCCCCGGATTTCGAGGCAACGCTGACCGGTAATGGGTTGCAGGTACAGGGCAGGGAGCTCTCCGAACTGAAGCTTGAGGCCAGTGGTGTGGCGGATCCCGCATCCCCCCGCGCGGATGTTGCGCTCAGCGGCAGCATTGACGGTCAGGCGATCGTGGGAACGGCCAGACTGGGACGAACCGACGGCGTGATGCGCATTTATCCGCTGCGGCTGCAGGTTGCTTCCAACCTGATTTCAGGATCGTTGACGCTGGATGATGCGTTCCGGCCCATGGGCAGTATCAATCTCGAACTGGATGATATCGCGTCGCTTTCTGCGCTGGCCCTGCAGAACATCGAGGGCAATGGCGGCGGGACGCTGACTTTTGATATCCGGGATGGCATGCCGGTCGCCGATGTCGCGCTGAAGTTCCCGCTGATCGCACATCCGAGTGCCGACATCCGGGGCATCCGGCTCGATCTCCTGGTTGAGGACCTGCTTGGCGCGCCGAGTCCCACCGGTACACTCGACGTTTCTAAACTGGCAGCCGGCGGCAATGACATGTCCGGGCTGCGGCTTGAGTTCTCGCAAGCACAGGGTTGGACGGAATTGGATGCCAGGGCTCAGGCTGCCGGCCTGCCAGTCAGCCTGAAGGGACGGGTGAGGGCCGGCGATGCCGGGACCGAGCTGGAGTTCGAAGCAGGGCGAACCGTCTACAAGGGGCTGACAGTGGATTTGCGTGGCCCCGCCCGGGCGGTGATCAGCGGTGGGACAACGCGGATCGAGCGGCTTGTGATCTCTCCGGGTGGCGGCGAGATATCGGTGACCGGTACCGCCGGCGAAAGCCTCGACATTGACGTGGTGCTGTCTGATCTGCCGTTGGCGCTGGTCAATGCGCTGGCGCCCGGTTCCGGCTTGTCGGGAGCGGTTTCCGGCCGCGTCGATGTTACAGGCACGACGGCGTCCCCCGCGATCCGCTACACGCTCAATGGCTCGAATGTGCGCGCCTTCGCGGCGTCGTCGGTGGCCGATGTGGCGCTGTCGGTGAGCGCTTCGGGTGGGCTGCAGCAGGGACGGCTTAGCTTCGACGCACGGGCCGGCGGTGGCGGGCTGGCGTTCACGGCCAATGGCGGGCTGGATACCGGCGGGGCCCAGCAACTTTCGGCGCGGGTTAACGGCAATGTTCCGTTTTCGCTTCTGTCCGCGCCACTGGCGCAGCAGGGCCTTGCGCTGTCGGGCGCGGCCAATGTGGACCTTGCGGTTTCGGGTGCAGCAGCAAATCCTGAGATATCGGGAACCATTTCGACGTCCAGCGCCCGGCTGGTGGATGGCCGCTCGGGGATCGCGATTGACAATTTGTCCGCTGTGATCGGGCTTGTTCCGGGCCAGGCTTCCATTCGATCTCTGTCAGGTGAGTTGTCATCGGGAGGACAGATCAGCGGATCGGGCAGCATCGGGCTTGCCCCTGGCTCTGGCTACCCTGCTGATCTGAACCTGAAGGTGCAGCGCGGGCGCTATGCCGACGGACAGATGGTTGCCACCCGCTTTGATGCTGATCTCAACCTTTCCGGGTCTCTCGTGGCGCGTCCGACAATAAGTGGTCTGGTCAGCCTTGATGAAACAACGATTTCAATTCCAGACAGTTTGCCGGCCTCGATCTCGCAACTGGATGTGACCCACAAGAATGCACCGGCCGCGGTCTCTGCCCAGTCGGAGCGGCTTTCACATGAGCAGAATGACGGCTCGTCCGGTGGTCTCGGGTTGAATGTGGAGGTGCGGGCCAGCCGGATCTTCGTGCGCGGGCGTGGACTGGACACCGAGCTTGGAGGCGCGGTGCGTCTTACCGGCAGCACTGGCGCGCCGATGGCTGCAGGCGGGTTCGATCTCTTGCGCGGGCGGCTGACTGTTTTGGGCAAGCGGCTTGATTTCGATCGCGGCAAGCTTGGCTTCGCGGGGTCGGTCGTGCCGATTCTCGACTTTGCCGCGTCGAGCCGGTCGGGCAGCACAACGGTCACGGTTTTGGTGACGGGTCCCGCCAACCGACCAGAATTCAGGTTTACCTCAAGTCCGCAACTGCCTGAGGACGAGGCCCTGGCGCAGTTGATCTTCGGCCGCTCGCTTGATGATCTCTCGCCGGTGCAGATCGCGCAACTGGCCGAGGCAGCAGGGCAGCTCACCGGTGTTGTCAATGGCGGCGGCCTGGTGGAACAGCTCCGCCGTGCGACCGGGGTAGATGACATTGATGTGCGCACCGATGAGGAGACCGGCGAGACTGCGATCGGCGTTGGCAAATACCTCAATGACCGGACCTATTTGGGGCTTGAAAGCGGTGCCACTGCCGGCTCGGGCAAGGCGAAAATCGATCTCGATATCGGCCGTGGGATCAAGTTGCGCGGCGAGGCGGATTCCAGTGGCGAAACCAAGGGTGGAATTTTCTTCGAGCGCGAATACTGA
- the msrB gene encoding peptide-methionine (R)-S-oxide reductase MsrB, with amino-acid sequence MSKTFAKTDDAIAKLTPEQFRVTQQNGTERPFTGEYNDNKAVGIYVDIVSGEPLFASSDKFDSGCGWPSFTKPIEPANVAELRDSSHGMIRTEVRSKHGDSHLGHVFPDGPQDRGGLRYCINSASLRFIAKADMVAEGYGDYINQVEDI; translated from the coding sequence GTGAGCAAGACTTTCGCAAAAACCGACGACGCCATTGCCAAACTGACCCCCGAACAGTTCCGCGTGACCCAGCAGAACGGCACGGAGCGCCCCTTTACCGGGGAGTACAACGACAACAAGGCGGTGGGGATCTATGTCGACATCGTTTCGGGCGAGCCGTTGTTTGCCTCGTCTGACAAATTCGACAGCGGTTGCGGCTGGCCGAGCTTCACCAAGCCGATCGAGCCGGCGAATGTCGCCGAGTTGCGCGACAGCAGTCACGGCATGATCCGCACCGAAGTGCGCTCAAAGCATGGTGACAGCCATCTGGGCCACGTGTTTCCCGACGGTCCGCAGGATCGCGGCGGGCTTCGATACTGCATCAATTCGGCCTCGCTGCGCTTCATTGCGAAGGCGGACATGGTGGCCGAGGGCTATGGCGACTACATTAATCAGGTGGAGGATATCTGA